A window of Salvia splendens isolate huo1 chromosome 8, SspV2, whole genome shotgun sequence genomic DNA:
GGATCATCAAAACAGAGATGTTTAGTACTGAGGAAGCATTAAGATTTAAGAGTAATGGCAAGCAATGAAATCTATGCAGCAATCCCACAAAAAGGGAAGCTTTGAAACAGACAAATTTAGTTCTAGACAAATGAAACAATTTAGGGTAAAAAAATTAGGAATTAAGTTAGCCCTTTTTAGGCATGgatcaaaatttgaaataatagCTTCAAAATAGAGAAATTTAGTTCTGAGAGGCAAATCAAGCAATTCAAGACTAAGAATTAGAAAAAACAAAGCCAAGTTTTGATCaagaatgaaattttatttattttttgaatgatATGATGCAATATGGATTTAAGATTGATAATTAGCTCCAAAAATAACAGGCAACTCAAACAATATAGGAAAGAAACACAAAAGGTAGCCCTTTTGCAGCATACAAAGAAGGAAGCTATAATTGGAAAATCCTGATTCTTTTAAGATTGATAATGTATGTACCTCAATCAACAAGTGCATTTGATGCACATGATCTTTCCCAGCAAACAACGGCTTCTTGTTGACAAGCTCCATGAAGATGCAACCAACTGACCAAACATCAATGGCAGCAGTGTACTCGGAGGAATTGAGCAGCAGCTCGGGCGCCCTGTACCATCTCGTCACAACATACTCTGTCATAAAGTCGTTCTCGGTGCTAGTCCGTGCCAGCCCAAAGTCGCATATCTTGAGGTCACAGTTGGCATTGAGCAACAGATTGCTAGGCTTCAAATCTCTATGTATGATACCAGCAGAATGTATGTATTTCAGGCCTCTCAGAAGCTGATACAAGAAGTACTGCAAATGCAACCATTATCAAGAGTATTAGCATGAGATGAGCCTAAAATTAAATCATTCAGAGATGAGCCTAAAATTGTTACTACCTGACAGTGCTCCTCCGATAACCCCTGATTCGATCGGATTATTTGGTGAAGATCGGTATCCATGAGCTCCGTTGCCATGTAAACATCGCTGAATTCCCTCCTTACAGGAGGAGGAATCACATCTGTTATAGCAATCACCTGTCGACATCATACACATCCCTCAATTAATTTAGAAATTCACAAATTGATAGTCAATAAACTCTGCTTTCAGTTGaagttgcaaaaaaaaaacagaaattgaagaaataaaAGGGGATCGAATCATCGAAATACGAACATTTTCGTGATCCAAGTGACGAAGAAGCTTGATCTCTCTGAGAGTCCTCTTGGCATCCATATAGTTGTCGAAGGCGTTCGCAATCTTCTTCACCGCCACCATCTCGTTCGTCTCCGAGTTCCTCACGGAGCTAATTAATTCACatgagaagaagagaaaaactGATAAATTGAGTGAGGAGAGAGCTTAAACTACGTCGTATTTGTGTGTGATGCAATTGTTACCAGACTATGCCGTAAGCTCCGCGGCCAATCGGCATGATCGGGGTGCGATACTTGGCGGTGACCTCGAAAGTGTTGCCGAAGATGTCGTACTGGATAAACTGGCCGCCGTGCGTCGCCACCGCCGGAAAATCGGGGTACTGGCCGGCGGCGCCTCCCATGTCAGCCATGTGCTATTACTGTGGTGGTTGTGAGATGGAATAATATGAGAATCGTGGAAGATGAAGACACGTATGAATATTGGAGATggattgcatgtatatataattAAGAAAGAAGAAgtgaagaaggagaagaagaagaagtagaaAGCGAGTGATGGCATAAGCCGCCAGTGATCGGACGCATGTTATTTAGTCTTGCTTTGAGATCTAACGCTCCAGATTTACTGTGGTGTTTCGTCAACAATTTGAGTACATTATTGCAGTACGCGGAACTGTATTGTTTTTGGTTTTTATAATATTCCTTATAATTTTTGGTTGGAATTTAATACTACAAAACTGAGTTTCCACGTTTTGAAGAGGTTGGAACATGGAAATATCTTAGAAAAATCATGGAGGGGGAGCAAATCTAGTGCTTTTTCATTGTTGAGTCGTGGGATTTTGGTGCTTTTGCACACGTGTTTATTTTCATCGTGTATCAGTTTCGTATAGTATTACTACTACATTATAAGTAACTTATAAGAATCATTCCATTTGTTTggcatatattttaatttccttGTGATCGTTGTACAGAAAGTAAATTGAAAGAAAGTTTACAGAAGataagaatgaaaaaaaaattaaaaacaaggCAAAATGTTGATTTATAAATGATTTTGTTATTTCATTACTAATGACTATTGTCATGGAATAACGACGGTGCACTTCATTAATAAAACTTGGTTCAGCaagtcaaaaaataaaatttagctCGAAAGAACTAAATTAAGAGCCTCTGAAGCGGTGGGATTTgttcgtccgtccgtgccagcagcAAGAACAcccctgtccgccgctgcgctcttgccgctggcacgacgctgctcttagctaaaagcacgtccgtgccagcaaaCAGGGCGACGTGACGTGTTTCTATTGGCAGttgtcattttttaaaaaaaattgaaaataatactaaaaattaaaaaatatatattttcggattcccaaatatatagccattttattagcgtttttttaaaaattttttgaaattttttaaaaaaaaattaatcccaaaatcatgtataaatacacacattcatcatccatttggacaAAATTCGGccacttatgaatttaattatataatttttaatttttaggatttaaattatgtatttttaatttttaagactttaattatgaaatttttaatttttaggattttaattatgtaattttaaattttttagtaattagtaatagtattttgggtatttttaatggattttaatattgtggaaatatttttatttgaattgaataatagaatggtgggacccttgagcaggtgaagagcacggatgtgggtgttgtgctcttgcctaagagcagggagtaaaagtgggtccgggccacatccgtgctcgttggcaagagcacggatgtggatgctctgagaCACAAATCTAGTGTGTGTGTGTAGCTAACGGCTAAAATAACTACTCTACACACTATGAATTTGTTGTGAATTAGTTAGGAAATCTTATGAATTCCAAAATCGAAAATTGTCACATTTGGATTATGACTCATGATTATGAAATCATTCAACAAAATGGTGATTTGTGACTGTATATCTCATGATTGACTAATAATTATTTCTAGTTTATGTTGTGCTTGTGGCCATTCAATTTAAATATGGGGTATATTACCACTACTATACTACTATAAAGCAATTAAAAATTTTGTGTCTTAAATATTGTTAAATGTGTGTATATAGTACCATCCCGAGTTGAATTTCCTATATCAAGATTCTGTTGGCATAGAAAGGTATTTCGCGTATAGACTTTGAATGATTCTTGCTAGGAAAAGAAAATGATGGTTGTTTAAAATAGGGTTGTCATTTAAGCCATATTTTTCGTTAACTTCTACTTGATCTTCTAAATTTTTTAAACTGAAGtatgatttttatatttgtttcaaTTATTccacaataattaaaattgaagcTATTAATTGTTCCACAATAGTTAAACATATGTATAAAAAATGATGTGGTTTTGTTGCTTATACTTTATTTGATTTATGATACGTATCTAATTAGTGGTGTGGTTGTTGCATTTTCAACACAGCTGTGAGCAGTTAAGCTGGGTGGGTCAATATGTGATTTATTTATGCAATTAGGTCATTCACTACGCTGtttctataccgtcccttaaatattatttgaccactatttgagagccccactgtccttttttcctccatcccttaactaaaggacggaacctgcaacgctccgtcccttaaccgtcccttattccatcccttaattactattcattcaatttcattttttattttttttcccaacccaattcaattaaaacaaacacactttattaaaaacacactttattaaaaaacacacaacataaaaaaacacacaacataaaaaacacacaacataatttaaaatacaaaatttaaagaaaaataaaaaaactactccgccagCTAATCATCCTCcagaggcggtcgaggttgagggggagtcggaaggccaagttgtgctgccatatacacaattccgttccaccaggccgtgaattgggcgtacgagaagcgggaagtgtccgccattgtggcggtcatgtacgccaccatacgtgtgtccgagcctccccgcgagcccgatcccgaggccggctggcttgattcgcctcggcccttccttgctctagtcgctttcgccgccttcgtcccttgcggccgacgacgcccactcgcggatcctctagcatcgccgaccgtacccgcaaactcctaggattcagcctcaggttggctgatgccctcagcggtgtcaccaccagacgagtattggccactcgccgtatgcttcgtgcgcttcgaggttgagcccgagctggagcgaaaATCaccggcccaccgttcctcgtccttgacggcctgccaaacatcaacaaatctgaattgatgacgttcgtcctggtagtaggcgcgcaaagcggacgtcaaaatgtcggttgccgttgcgccgctttggtagcgcgcctcttcggccgagtagatgccgcaaaattttttaacctgtcggtcgactcggtcaaagtgagagcggagcattttaaatttgcgcttgcgggagcctttcggctttatctggtagtagacctcgcagaccttttcccagaaacacttccgagattgttgattcccgacgatgggatcgtacgagacggtgatccaggcgttgtataccgccagcgtttcgaggttgttgtacggatgccggcctagatcctcttcctcttcctcctcatcCTCGCCCGCCTGTGGTTGTACACCGCCTCGGCCAcatccaccgcctcggccacctccactgcctcggcctactcccggcgtgggatcaacgggaaaatcctcccggatctgggataatccttgcgaataccgcggggcggagggagggacatatgcatcaaggtcaaaattgggtggttggtaccccccctggcgtcgccgaaccctgggtccccggcgttgacgaaccggaaccgcctaatgtgttgatcatggtctcccaatgccgaacgcgttgagatcccacccgccggagccggaaccgccgtagttgccgtcgccggacatcttgagttgttatatgaaaatttgagagaaaatttagatgataggaagaatagatgtgtagttgtgtgtgaaatgaggatgagtttaggagtatttatagagtaaaaaaattaattaaaattaaaaaaaaaacaaaaaaacggtattattaccgttacaaaatttttttcttttattttttattttatttttttttaaattcgaattttttttaaaaaatatttattacgtcagcacgtgacgacgcccactcgcgggccggcgagtgggcgtcacgcacgacgccgggtcgcgccacgtcgtttaggcgcgtggcgagacagcccgtctcTTGGCTCGACGGGAAGCGACGCGGGACAAGACGCGGGACGGGACggcgagctgcaacgcgtcgcgccagggtcccgtctctccgggacgggacgcgagacgccggcgagacgcgtagtggatggtcttagagcatcagcaatggcgcccgtcccggcgggAAATTCAGCGGCGGACGTTCGCCgttgtgcatggtatgcacggatacggaattccgccgaggacaccgcagttccgcggcgttacgCGGAATTCCGTTGTGCGGACATCCGctattgcgttgactcccacgttCGCGCGGAATTCctgtttattgcattaaatttttttaattgtgggaagttcttcgggatgtccgccactgtgcagtgagaagtccttatgacgtggcagtgcagtgggaagtccgtatgacgtggcagttggtgtttttgggaattcctttgggaattccgcggtgATGCTCTTAAGCATGTCAAGGTTGACTTCACGGAACGACTATTTCCTATAGATATATCATATAGTTTGATATACAGATGCAGCAATCATTAAACATTAAAATAGAATAATCTTTTACTAATACCTTACCGGAATGTATCCCGtgagtttatttaatttatatgacCAGTTCGAGATACGTTTCCAATGTAGTactgtattaatttaaaactatAAAAATAGTCCCCCCAAATAAGCATCAACCTAATCATAGATTATTTGACGTCTACGATCCAAATATCTCCTCCAAAATCCAAATCATAATTGTAGTAATTTAAAGTAGATCGATTCGTAACTCCAAGTATCACATTTCTGCAATATTCATGAATTTGAATCCAAATTAGTAAGTAGTAAATTTTAAGATCAAGTGTGTTTAACTTATAATTTGAATTAGCTAGTTGCGTGTCTTGGGGTCTTTGATTGACTGCATGGATGCTACATAGTCAATGGTCAATAAGAAATTGAGTACTTATGATGAACGATCAGTTGTCAACcattgaaataataataataataataatgtcaaaattgttataataataattgaacttAAACTCTGATGATCCATGACCCAGTCTAACTCCTGCTTAGATGTTGTCGAAGACTATGTTTTACGCACTTCCATTCAAATTTATATACATACTTTAGTACTTACCTTGGTTACCATTTAAAATGATTTTTCCTCTATATACTACTTTATTTACCGCTCCCTTAtaagaaatttcaaaattaaactaTTTGGGCCAGTTTGGTAGGAGCCATGAGACGAAGATAAATCAGGACCGGCATAATGTTTGTAATTAACGGCTGTCACACGCTAATCATAATCATGATGACAAAATTGACTATGCTTTGACTCTAGCATGATCAAATTGCAGTTCAATCTGCTTATAAATAGGGAACTCACTCAATAAATTTCAGTATATTAATCTACTGCATAGTATACACGCTTTCTTTGCATTATTTCTTACCGAACCTTTTGTATTCGCCTCCTCCAGTTCATCGTAGCTTCTTTTGTCATCGGTGCTGCTACAAATGAGTTGATTCGTCTTTGGAGACGACACATCTAATTCGAGAGCATTACTATGATGTATCTCGCCTTGGGGATAAAGGGCTCATCAacttggttttggttttgcatTACGGTTCCAAAGTTTCTATTTCTGTAATTCAAATGGTCTACTTAAACAGCATTGCttttgaattgggttttaatcTAATACTACTAGTGTAATTTATTTTGTCCGACTAATCAACTGCCGGGTGGGCCTCACTGCAAATGGGTTGGTCTAGTAAAGTGGTTTAGCCTTTCAGCATATCAAAGCCCaaattctcattttcttttgtttttttgcaCATGAAATTCGCTACTTGCTTATCTTCATTAATACTTAATtcacattttatattttatttatttaatataaattggagattaaataatttttctaTACCGAGTTCATcgattttttatgaaaatgttcaAACTATTGGGAATGTCTTAATGACATAAGACGTAAAAATTTTATCATTATAGAAAGTAAATTACAATCTACGAATCGAATAGAAAGTAAAAAAGTGTAAATAATGTAGGTAAGCTCGGTTTTGTAAGTCACATTTTTCACTTCAGCTTTCAAAAGCGGTTGGGTTGGGTCAAGAGAATATATACCACCCATGATATTTGGTTTTTCGTTTTAAATAATCATTAGTAGCTGCCAAAAATAATCTAAATAAAGTTTCTCGTTTTCTTATTTacgttttttatttgtttgttagCCGATTCCAACAACTTGCGATTAAGTATTTAATCTTCAGAAAATCTAATGCAAGGAGCAACAAATGATGATGCAATAAagtatgaaaatataaatatagttGTTGAAAAAATGAACTGAACTACGCAATCAGACAAATGATGATGCAATAAAGTAATCGATATGGAATGCAATTGTGTACATAATTTGAAGGTCGGCAACAACTAGCTGAAGATCGGGTAGAttctattaaaattattatattttgagaGAAACATATTTTTAAGTTTATGAATATTGCGCTGCGctactatatactccctccgccccagatgaattgtcactctttgaccggacacgggtttaagaaatgtaaagaaaagttggttgaaaaaattagtggaatgtgggacccatttttttatattgattttataataaaaggtgagtgaagtgagttagtggaatgtgagacctacttaccatttatgataaaaatgaagtgtgataaTTATTGAGGGACGGACCGAAACGGAAAatagtgacaattattgagggacataccgaaatggaaaagagtaacaattaatcggggatggaaggagtattatttGTGGTTTctacctttttttttaaatatcacCGGGCGTTGTTGGACTTTTATATATCGTTGACTTTTTTAACCTTTTTATGTTTATGAACCTAAAAGGCATTTTTATACTTTTACATTAAAGAAaactatatttaatttataaagttTGCTATAATATCATCTGGTCTATTCTTTAGAAATATCAGTCACACAACTTTAAACTTTAATATAACATCACTGAAAATACTTTtgtattctttatatttttttgacgAATATACATTTTAACCATTAGAGGATTAAATTTCTTTGCTTTAtcttctcttttatttattatgataaCGTCAATGTTTTAAAACCCGTACCGGTCAGCGAACCAGCGAAGCtactggttcaaccggttcaaTCACTGGTCGAACTGTTTTATTGTTGCAAATACATATAATTAAGTAtacaatatacaaaatatattaaatttacatataattagagtagtgatctaggaGAACCACTACTTAAATGCATAATTAGAGAACACGAatgtagttcactataagagcgATTAGTTAACTATAAcagtgatttagttcactacaaGAAGGAGTGAAACAAAACGCCTTTACAGTGAACTAAATCTTTCACGAAATAAATACTTCATTTTAATGGTGTTTTGGTTCATTCCTTCCTGTAGTGAATtaaatcactcttatagtgaactaaatcgccCATATAATGAACTAGATggttgagatttgttctctagttatacacttaatattagttatactttgatcatctccctaattaataatatatcaaaaaTATTAACCTTATATTTTAGttgtaatataaatattaaaatttactaGTAAATGactaaatttcataaatatttttgttggtaaataaaattaaatatatgattCCTTAGTTATtgtagataaaaaatttaatattttatatataaatagataaatttcATTGTAACTAAAAAAGTGTATTGAacgaaataatattatattaagcaataattaaacatgaataattagttattttatgtaaatatattaatattaatggttagtatatataaattaaatatatagtatatatatagtataagaaaaatattaatattaagtaataataaattatatttacataaaaaacatattaaatttatgtgtaattacaaactcatatattttaaaaatctagTGATTATtaaagcataattaaaatatatattataattagtaatttcttaaaagaatataaaattaaaatgaattattattttatgtggataaaaatatcatttttagtgtataagaataattaatgttcatattatttcaaaatggtcatgtggtggagtggtaaaaGTGTTGGTATATAGAGAAGAGATCTTGTTTTCAAGTCTTGCAAacaacaaattttgaaaaattattttgtAAAGTAAAAAAACTGGTTTCCGGTTCACGGTTGAATCGGTTTGACTGACCGGTTTCACCAGTCAGCAACgcagtggcggatctaggggggcaggagggggcggtcgccccctccgtgcgACTATTTTTCCCTTATCGGGATGTAAATTTACCATGTTCGCCCCCTCCGTTTgcctccggcgtcgccccgaacaataaaaaaatagccatgtccgcactaaaccaagctaatactatatattccgccccctccatttccggatcctggatccgccactgtgaGCAACGGTTTAACATGTTGGCGGTTTCTAGaggtgaaccggaccggattGCCTACCGATTCGCGGTTGAACCGGTCGAACCGACCGATCCGATCctgtttttaaaacattggataACATTGACTTTTAAGGAAAGCTAATCAAACAAACTAGGattacaataatataaatatattttcagaaCTATAATAATATTGCACAAATTGAAATTTATTGTtaataataaattgaaattatttacTTTAGATGATACCGTTTTACGATGGAGAAAAATACACTCCCGGTTTTTTAGATGGACGGCGTgtttaacataaaaaaaaataaattcatgaataaataaatagcgTTACTCACTATAAGTCTataagggcattagcaatggagcgccctaaggcgcgccctaaggcgcgccctatggcgcgccacgtcagcagttttatcctcctacctcctcacctgcagtggggcgccctaagacgcgccctaaggcgcgccctatggcgcgccacatcatcatttttttaatatttattacaaaactcatacgaatttaacaaaattaatacattaaaatacgaatttcaaaaacttcatttcattgaataaaaattaatacattacaatgcgaattaaaaaaacgcGAACTCAACCAGACGTGTGTGAGCTTccgcgtggtcgcgtcggatatacgacctatgtcgaataggtctatggacttgctcagaggccgctgccgctgccgccTGGCGCTGCATCAACGCATAGCAATGCGTCATCGCCGTTTCAACGACTGCATTTAATGCTATATCTATGCTATTACTGGACTCATCAgaggaactagaactattggtgtcgtcgccggGATTCATATTGGTTGGATttgtgagagagaatatgtagaGGTATGCACAAATGAATGACAAACGCTCTTTAAATAGAAaaccaaaccgcgtgccatcgtccgcgacctatcgtccgtgtacgccacaatggggaggacgatggcgcggacgatgcctatcgtccgcggccatcgtccgtgtacgccacaatggggaggacgatggcgcggacgataggcatcgggcgcgccatcctccgcgcccttagtatcggccgcgacgatcgtccgcgacctatcgtccgtatccgcaatgggcgcggacgatcgatggcgcggacgatgcgcgccatcgggcgtgccatcgtccgcccattgcggatggcctaagggcattagcaatggggcgccctaaggcgcgccctaaggcgcgccctatggcgcgccacgtcagcagttttatcctcctacctccccacctgcagtggggcgccctaaggcgcgccctatggcgcgccacatcatcattttatttatttgtttaattgatttaaatgttttcaactaacaattaataacgagtaaataaaaaggtcgaaataacaaacggggacacattaataaaaaagaagttacaccgttcaacttacaaaaaaaaaaactaagtcggtgcaattcccaacttccgacgcagttcatctatcaatgcccggaggtattcggcttcgtcggggttggtacacttcttgagggccttgtgcgtctccaacaacgtcctcgccatcgacgctgtcgCCAACGACGAATACACTTCGGCTGCCTGGGGCGGGAGCATTTCCGGGAGCGGAGgtggggttgcagcggtcgaggatgaggtcgcggccgccttccctttggccttcgcagccttgacgccgggaggacgtcgggaggacatcggtgtgccggaaccgcTGTCGTCCACGTAcaaccggttgaggtcaaccggttgattgccgctgccgctgctcgtgtaaccac
This region includes:
- the LOC121746175 gene encoding mitogen-activated protein kinase 3-like, which produces MADMGGAAGQYPDFPAVATHGGQFIQYDIFGNTFEVTAKYRTPIMPIGRGAYGIVCSVRNSETNEMVAVKKIANAFDNYMDAKRTLREIKLLRHLDHENVIAITDVIPPPVRREFSDVYMATELMDTDLHQIIRSNQGLSEEHCQYFLYQLLRGLKYIHSAGIIHRDLKPSNLLLNANCDLKICDFGLARTSTENDFMTEYVVTRWYRAPELLLNSSEYTAAIDVWSVGCIFMELVNKKPLFAGKDHVHQMHLLIELLGTPTDSDLNFTRNEDARRYIRQLPRHSRQNLAKVFPHVNPLAIDLVNKMLTINPTNRITVEEALEHPYLAKLHDVSDEPVCSTPFAFDLEHQMLTEEQMKDMIYKEALELNPTYA